One Thalassotalea hakodatensis DNA segment encodes these proteins:
- a CDS encoding winged helix-turn-helix domain-containing protein, which yields MIQFGEFILDEIQARLYCQETEIALEPKLFELLLLFVNQQNTIISRQDILAHLWPGSLVTDNAINKLVASLRKVLADDPKKPQYIQTVPKRGYRFICQVNLLDTSQVVDRDSLINNEVDDGSAQQHRVRNKVISGVAFLLILLLGSGYLWKIVNNNNNQGAHNSYTKALTRAHGMEESARMHPDNNHLYYLKQDVNTAAKNTRYQLRLKNIHTAQTKQIDIGNTNISKIIAVVSTPNNAITHMLYLDKQRGTCRVYQATITAKTPDSTSPTMHWQQNDERLFDCRDKRIKDIDYHAGRNTIYYTAQPQNFWPNQIYAFDLETKKHSFVTQAEPVGWGHHNIDISPDGNKLLIMSTTGDIKTQLQVLNLRTNEITEGVKFDYLVTEAIWHHNSEHVYYYAAPPAEQIIKSDIQGNNATLFVSASEYLSPQMSLFPDGKNLLFSTKQNNYGNSWLVAPKNINESVNIKIDNSTVDDFNPALFHQSSQYLFISNRSGRAQLYLASNEGKQAKIVSNFTQPYRLSYMALSPNDQHLLLNVDNKVYLIPMYDLNEHSPLTSLKEEQIIFTNESPIISLDWLSENGAAITVVNNGIPELRVVNLLNRKAQPLSGKWSYGLTDSKHPEYHYLIDQQSNTLYRVASPTFSDDSIDKLQHLTNTQITLPSGFFLVKIDDNVLYYGSDENGSAYLNAVPLDTKAQSQKYRLNDFIGYDVNNGNIIVSDIESFEGDVHRTMY from the coding sequence ATGATCCAATTTGGCGAGTTTATCCTTGATGAAATACAGGCGCGATTATATTGCCAAGAGACAGAAATAGCGTTAGAGCCAAAGCTATTTGAATTGTTATTACTTTTTGTTAATCAGCAAAATACGATTATTTCCCGTCAAGACATTTTAGCGCATTTGTGGCCAGGTTCGCTTGTAACTGATAATGCTATTAATAAGCTCGTTGCCAGCCTTCGCAAAGTGTTGGCAGATGATCCTAAAAAACCTCAATACATACAAACGGTGCCTAAACGAGGTTACCGATTTATATGTCAGGTAAACCTGCTTGATACATCGCAAGTTGTTGACAGAGATTCACTCATTAATAATGAAGTAGATGATGGAAGCGCCCAGCAACACAGAGTTCGAAATAAGGTGATAAGCGGTGTAGCCTTCTTGCTAATACTGTTACTTGGTAGTGGGTATTTATGGAAAATAGTTAATAATAACAATAATCAAGGCGCTCATAACTCCTATACCAAAGCGTTAACGCGTGCTCACGGCATGGAAGAATCAGCACGTATGCACCCAGATAACAACCATCTTTATTATTTAAAGCAGGATGTAAATACAGCTGCTAAAAATACGCGCTATCAATTGAGGCTTAAAAATATTCATACCGCGCAAACAAAGCAAATTGATATAGGGAACACTAACATTAGTAAAATTATTGCTGTTGTTTCAACGCCAAATAACGCAATAACCCACATGCTATATCTTGATAAACAGCGAGGGACTTGTCGTGTTTATCAAGCGACGATAACGGCTAAAACACCCGATTCTACAAGTCCTACAATGCACTGGCAACAAAACGATGAAAGGCTGTTTGACTGTAGAGATAAGCGGATAAAAGATATTGATTATCATGCAGGTAGAAACACGATTTATTATACAGCACAACCGCAAAACTTTTGGCCTAATCAAATTTATGCTTTTGATTTAGAAACTAAAAAGCATAGTTTTGTCACACAAGCGGAGCCTGTTGGTTGGGGACATCACAATATTGATATTTCACCTGATGGCAACAAACTACTCATTATGAGTACTACTGGTGATATCAAAACCCAGCTGCAGGTGTTGAACTTACGTACGAATGAAATAACTGAGGGCGTAAAATTTGATTACCTTGTTACTGAAGCTATTTGGCATCATAACTCTGAACATGTGTATTATTATGCTGCGCCACCAGCAGAACAAATTATTAAAAGTGATATACAAGGTAACAATGCAACGTTGTTTGTAAGCGCATCTGAATATTTATCCCCACAAATGTCGCTGTTCCCAGATGGAAAAAATTTACTGTTTAGCACCAAGCAGAACAATTACGGAAATAGTTGGTTAGTTGCACCTAAAAACATAAATGAAAGCGTCAACATTAAGATCGATAACTCCACCGTAGACGACTTTAATCCAGCGTTATTTCACCAGAGTTCTCAGTATTTGTTTATATCAAACCGCAGTGGCCGAGCACAATTGTATTTGGCATCAAACGAAGGTAAGCAAGCCAAAATAGTGTCAAATTTTACTCAACCTTATCGCTTGAGCTATATGGCTTTATCACCTAATGATCAACACCTATTACTTAACGTTGATAATAAGGTTTACCTTATTCCCATGTATGACTTGAATGAACATAGCCCGTTAACAAGCCTCAAAGAAGAGCAGATCATTTTTACGAATGAAAGCCCCATTATTTCTCTTGATTGGTTATCAGAAAATGGTGCGGCAATTACCGTTGTGAATAACGGCATACCTGAATTAAGGGTGGTTAATTTACTGAACCGAAAAGCGCAACCACTCAGTGGAAAATGGTCGTATGGTTTGACTGACAGCAAACACCCTGAGTATCACTATTTAATCGATCAACAGAGTAATACCTTATATCGGGTAGCTTCACCAACATTCAGTGATGATTCAATTGATAAATTACAACATTTGACCAATACACAAATAACGCTGCCTAGTGGTTTTTTCCTGGTAAAAATAGACGACAACGTGTTGTATTATGGTAGCGATGAGAATGGCAGTGCTTATCTAAATGCCGTGCCATTAGATACTAAGGCTCAAAGCCAAAAATATCGTTTAAATGACTTTATAGGCTACGACGTTAATAACGGTAACATTATCGTCAGTGATATCGAAAGCTTCGAGGGGGATGTGCATCGCACGATGTATTAA
- a CDS encoding alpha/beta hydrolase-fold protein, translating to MFNHVIAILLFLLLANITSVYAKVRGESKIDSLPSKILAEQRELLIHLPNNYQLNTELDYPVLYLLDGQRNFNHVVGSLDLHNQDNNAHEMIIVAIKNTHRTRDFTPTYDESYNEWGISGGADNFLDFLEQELIPYINKNYRTNKFKVLSGHSLSGLFAVYAMQTRPELFQAHFAFSPSLWWHNKVIFQEAEHFFANTSKLNSYLYINMGNEGGMMLSAYQQYLQLLKKHTPEGFRYHESLVEQEGHNTTALAGHPKAFHSLQQSLQCPKEIIEQGLVAIEQFYQQQSELYGYQITPSYRAVNHAGYIALEKKDIEKAIEIFTYNVKNYPYKADSYDSLADGLAADGQLNKALNMMNTAIEKSVIENVENNSFKHHRDNLLNRIKER from the coding sequence ATGTTTAACCATGTAATCGCAATACTGCTTTTTCTCCTACTAGCCAATATCACGAGTGTTTATGCCAAGGTACGAGGCGAATCAAAAATCGATAGTTTACCCTCTAAAATATTAGCCGAGCAACGAGAACTGTTAATACACTTACCCAATAATTATCAATTGAACACCGAGTTAGATTATCCCGTATTGTACTTATTAGATGGCCAAAGAAATTTTAATCATGTTGTGGGCTCACTAGATCTGCACAACCAAGATAATAATGCTCACGAAATGATTATTGTTGCCATTAAAAATACCCACCGTACTCGAGACTTCACCCCTACTTATGATGAAAGTTATAACGAATGGGGCATTTCAGGTGGCGCTGATAACTTTCTTGATTTTCTCGAACAAGAACTTATCCCCTATATCAACAAAAACTATCGTACCAATAAGTTTAAAGTATTATCAGGGCACTCTTTGAGCGGTTTATTTGCCGTGTATGCGATGCAAACTCGGCCAGAACTATTTCAAGCTCATTTTGCTTTTAGTCCGAGCTTATGGTGGCATAACAAGGTAATATTTCAAGAGGCTGAACACTTTTTTGCCAACACCTCTAAGCTCAATAGCTATTTATATATCAATATGGGCAATGAAGGCGGTATGATGCTGAGTGCTTATCAGCAATACTTACAATTATTGAAAAAGCATACCCCTGAAGGTTTTCGTTACCATGAGAGTTTAGTGGAACAAGAAGGTCACAACACCACTGCACTTGCAGGGCACCCTAAAGCATTCCACTCATTACAACAATCATTGCAGTGTCCAAAAGAAATTATTGAGCAAGGTTTAGTGGCAATCGAGCAGTTTTATCAACAACAATCTGAATTATACGGTTATCAGATAACACCTAGTTACCGTGCAGTTAATCATGCAGGTTATATAGCGTTAGAAAAAAAAGACATTGAAAAAGCAATAGAAATATTTACCTATAATGTAAAAAATTACCCTTATAAAGCTGACAGTTATGACAGCTTAGCTGATGGCCTAGCCGCTGATGGACAACTTAACAAAGCGCTCAACATGATGAATACTGCCATTGAAAAAAGCGTCATTGAAAATGTTGAGAATAATTCATTTAAACACCACCGCGACAATTTACTTAATCGCATCAAGGAAAGATGA
- a CDS encoding GGDEF domain-containing protein: MKKISFLAFTKFLLLSLFLLSSPLTASTSIALDSKSAHQIADKQLWRKVSTGITDVNKQNIEQLWHESLIVDGSIVGQSGGYLAKLNITNRQNTVWFLVVNANFIDQGLTYWQPIDKGIVTFGDFSQLNNRNTPQLLHFQAIPLQLAKQESGTLWLYITAKHFPTPASLTIYDTSSFYWYQSINNTVTLVTITAMLLLGILALLIYLGTRHRVAITCAGYVGLHGIGWLAASGLFEDIFIGSHNNWSYAGMYIFPFAIACASQFVADLFECKAKHNSLYKFLNLITAVCFSLGLVMVFLPFQLSFYLAHILAFGWIILTISVSCKMLTKHDFRAKYFLIGNVLYSLSLIYYTAAHSRYFGSLAYPEITVLVALSIDCICIVLSLSEWFKIKQSEFNRHFYLSRIDPLTQLGNRYALNETLNCLSECYFIVYIDFDGLKIINDKFGHEQGDLLIVNGARLISNLVVDKGKAFRTGGDEFICVFSHCSSESLPQLQDTVSQALEDISKTLKNTWKAAGLSFGTATHQEASTVSECLSLADKRMYQQKQQKK; encoded by the coding sequence TTGAAGAAAATATCATTCCTTGCTTTTACAAAGTTTTTGTTATTATCGCTCTTTTTATTATCCTCGCCATTAACAGCATCAACATCCATCGCACTTGATAGCAAAAGTGCGCATCAAATTGCTGATAAACAACTCTGGCGCAAAGTATCCACGGGAATAACAGACGTAAACAAACAGAATATAGAGCAACTATGGCATGAGTCTTTAATCGTTGATGGCAGTATCGTAGGGCAGTCTGGCGGATATCTTGCGAAACTAAATATAACGAATAGGCAAAATACGGTTTGGTTTTTAGTGGTTAATGCCAACTTTATCGACCAAGGGTTAACTTATTGGCAACCTATCGATAAAGGCATTGTTACTTTTGGTGACTTTTCACAACTCAATAATAGAAATACACCGCAATTACTTCATTTTCAGGCGATTCCATTACAACTAGCAAAACAAGAAAGCGGTACATTATGGCTTTACATAACAGCAAAGCATTTTCCTACACCTGCTTCGTTGACAATTTACGATACCAGTAGCTTTTACTGGTATCAGAGTATTAACAACACGGTTACTCTTGTCACGATTACCGCCATGCTACTTCTAGGTATACTCGCACTTTTAATTTACCTTGGCACCCGACATAGAGTAGCAATTACCTGCGCAGGCTATGTTGGTTTGCACGGGATTGGTTGGTTAGCTGCTTCTGGACTCTTCGAAGACATATTTATCGGCTCCCACAATAACTGGAGTTATGCTGGTATGTATATTTTCCCGTTTGCGATCGCCTGTGCTAGCCAGTTTGTTGCCGACTTGTTTGAATGCAAAGCCAAACATAATTCTCTATATAAGTTTCTTAATTTAATAACAGCTGTTTGCTTTTCTTTAGGTTTAGTCATGGTATTTCTGCCGTTTCAATTAAGCTTTTACCTTGCACACATTTTGGCATTTGGCTGGATCATTTTGACCATATCTGTTAGTTGCAAAATGCTAACCAAGCATGATTTTAGAGCGAAGTACTTTCTTATCGGTAACGTGCTGTATAGTTTATCATTAATTTATTATACCGCTGCCCACAGCCGATATTTTGGTTCATTAGCCTACCCAGAGATAACGGTGTTAGTGGCGTTGTCTATTGATTGTATCTGTATTGTTCTTTCACTATCTGAATGGTTCAAAATAAAGCAATCAGAATTTAATCGACACTTTTATTTATCACGCATAGATCCACTTACCCAGTTAGGTAACCGTTATGCGTTAAACGAAACGTTAAATTGCCTATCAGAATGCTATTTTATCGTTTATATAGACTTTGATGGTTTAAAAATTATCAATGACAAATTTGGTCACGAGCAAGGAGATCTATTAATTGTCAACGGAGCTCGGCTTATATCAAACTTAGTGGTCGATAAAGGAAAAGCATTTCGAACAGGGGGCGATGAATTTATTTGTGTTTTTTCTCATTGTTCATCAGAAAGTTTACCTCAATTACAGGATACTGTTTCACAAGCACTTGAGGACATTAGTAAAACGTTAAAAAACACATGGAAGGCCGCAGGGCTTAGCTTTGGTACTGCTACACACCAAGAAGCTAGCACAGTGTCTGAATGTTTGTCATTAGCCGATAAAAGAATGTATCAACAAAAACAGCAGAAAAAGTAA
- a CDS encoding DUF4153 domain-containing protein — protein sequence MDNQLPKPFIIVFALLQGAILTLLYQSVEQSSWPATQPVWLTSLATFAISFPLLTFLCITKTNGKAIAKYLLPFCLLLSALGGYIGFQLEPIKYVNNDSVVVVFGFTALLASFKALMYIKQYMSKQPITYSSLFTLSWRNFIIFAECWLFVAIFWGILHLGAGLFSVVEIEFFQQLLRKDWFVIPVLNLAFGFAIIVFRNITYTVDHISTILQTLIKFLLPALTVVSLGFLATLPFTGLGTLWKTGSGSLLVMWLQALTLFFVNAVYQDESHERPYHPFIHRLIFIGIALLPVYSVIAVFGLWLRVEQYGLTVDRCWALLVWLLLTCFSLGYLFGIVKQRDAWLETLSKVNIAMGVVVLVVMLLVNSPVLNFQSIAVQSQIARLEKGQTTYDDFDYQYFDHSLGRQGYLALQALKDELATAAPEKIVIIDRMYINTQHRSKENFTLTQFKTLVTYWPQQSEFSANLIEAVYNKATEHQWSGFDNNSYYFLATDLNGDQKAEFVIITENNYSTSANLWFLSDEKWQPKHMPVHNPSKVRYLKEQIMENNVTVIKPKWNNLKVGDVTFKAPIN from the coding sequence ATGGACAATCAATTACCTAAGCCTTTTATCATCGTGTTTGCGTTACTTCAAGGAGCTATATTAACGCTTTTATATCAAAGTGTTGAACAAAGTAGTTGGCCAGCCACACAACCAGTATGGCTTACTTCGCTAGCAACATTTGCAATAAGTTTTCCTTTACTGACTTTTTTATGCATTACAAAAACAAATGGCAAAGCCATAGCAAAATACTTGTTACCGTTTTGCTTATTGCTATCCGCTTTAGGCGGGTATATTGGCTTTCAACTTGAGCCGATAAAATATGTTAATAACGATAGCGTAGTTGTTGTATTTGGCTTTACTGCATTATTAGCTTCTTTTAAAGCTCTCATGTATATCAAACAGTATATGAGTAAGCAGCCAATAACGTATAGTTCGTTGTTTACGTTATCTTGGCGAAACTTCATTATTTTTGCTGAGTGCTGGCTGTTTGTGGCGATATTTTGGGGGATATTACACCTTGGCGCGGGGTTGTTTTCAGTTGTAGAAATTGAATTTTTTCAACAACTGTTGAGAAAAGATTGGTTTGTGATACCGGTGTTAAACCTTGCTTTTGGCTTCGCTATTATTGTTTTTAGAAATATTACTTATACCGTTGACCATATCTCTACAATTTTACAAACACTGATCAAGTTTTTGCTACCTGCGCTGACAGTTGTTTCGTTGGGTTTTCTAGCCACTTTACCTTTTACGGGATTAGGAACTTTATGGAAAACAGGTTCAGGAAGCCTATTAGTGATGTGGTTACAAGCACTCACGCTGTTTTTCGTTAATGCAGTTTACCAAGATGAATCGCATGAAAGGCCGTACCACCCATTTATTCATCGGCTTATTTTTATTGGTATTGCGTTGTTGCCCGTGTACAGCGTTATTGCTGTGTTTGGGTTATGGTTACGAGTGGAGCAATATGGCTTAACCGTTGATCGTTGTTGGGCCTTGTTAGTATGGCTATTGCTCACGTGTTTCTCATTGGGCTATTTGTTTGGCATAGTAAAGCAGCGTGATGCATGGTTAGAAACCTTAAGCAAAGTCAATATTGCAATGGGCGTGGTTGTTTTAGTTGTTATGTTGCTGGTAAATTCACCCGTTTTAAATTTTCAAAGCATAGCGGTGCAGAGTCAGATAGCCCGCTTAGAGAAAGGGCAAACGACTTACGATGATTTTGATTATCAGTATTTTGACCATTCTCTAGGACGGCAAGGTTATTTAGCATTACAAGCCCTTAAAGATGAACTAGCAACAGCTGCTCCTGAGAAGATTGTGATCATTGATAGAATGTATATTAATACCCAGCATAGGAGTAAAGAAAATTTCACTCTTACACAGTTTAAAACATTAGTGACTTATTGGCCGCAACAAAGTGAGTTTTCTGCTAACTTAATTGAAGCCGTTTATAATAAGGCTACTGAGCATCAATGGTCAGGTTTTGATAATAATAGTTACTATTTTTTAGCAACCGACTTGAATGGTGATCAAAAAGCAGAATTTGTTATTATCACTGAAAATAACTATTCAACGTCAGCTAATTTATGGTTTCTTAGTGATGAAAAATGGCAGCCAAAACATATGCCAGTACATAACCCTTCTAAAGTCCGTTACCTAAAAGAACAGATCATGGAAAATAACGTGACAGTGATAAAACCAAAGTGGAACAACTTGAAAGTAGGTGATGTAACATTCAAAGCACCAATTAATTGA
- a CDS encoding DUF2867 domain-containing protein has translation MVKLFPAIQAVKVSADDALISKAVHPFFRDALQTKVSKVKLSPSQLQYAIFHYLPNWVNGLMNLRNKLVGIFGFKVNQGNLIPQSDELMVGDQAGFLTVIEKSHNEIISYAEDKHMAFYLSIKKQENTVIVSSLVNQKTILGRIYVNAILPFHYFIARIVINNAIKANRI, from the coding sequence ATGGTTAAACTATTTCCTGCGATTCAAGCCGTAAAAGTTTCGGCTGATGATGCGTTAATTAGCAAAGCAGTACACCCTTTTTTCAGAGATGCACTACAAACGAAGGTTTCAAAAGTCAAACTATCCCCTAGCCAGTTGCAATATGCCATTTTTCATTATCTTCCTAACTGGGTAAACGGGCTAATGAATTTGCGTAATAAACTCGTGGGAATATTTGGTTTTAAGGTTAATCAAGGTAATTTAATACCGCAAAGTGATGAATTAATGGTGGGAGATCAAGCTGGCTTTCTAACTGTTATCGAAAAATCGCACAACGAGATTATTAGCTACGCAGAGGATAAGCACATGGCTTTTTATCTGAGTATTAAAAAACAAGAAAACACCGTAATTGTTTCAAGTTTAGTCAACCAGAAAACAATACTTGGCCGCATTTATGTTAATGCCATTTTGCCCTTTCATTATTTTATTGCGCGTATTGTGATTAACAACGCGATAAAAGCGAATAGAATATGA
- a CDS encoding TetR/AcrR family transcriptional regulator has translation MSTSTKNSQLDWLTFALKVLIEKGPEHLRIAKLCDLKGVTKGSFYHHFNNRAVFIECLMSHWYETTTVSFIEQANTQDSAQERLQKLDSVIANNNIEAEKHIRAWALNEPAIKVYLEKIDNQRRQYLAQCYVELGLEQSQANDIALMAYANFLGMQQIHPEPNIEDVLRISAMASKALLPTM, from the coding sequence ATGAGTACTTCAACTAAGAATAGTCAATTAGACTGGCTGACCTTCGCACTTAAGGTACTGATTGAAAAAGGGCCAGAGCATCTTAGAATAGCTAAACTTTGTGACCTAAAAGGGGTGACAAAAGGCTCTTTTTATCATCATTTTAACAATCGTGCAGTGTTCATTGAATGCTTAATGTCTCATTGGTACGAAACAACGACCGTTTCCTTTATTGAACAAGCAAACACACAAGATTCTGCTCAGGAAAGGTTACAAAAACTTGATAGCGTGATTGCCAATAATAATATAGAAGCTGAAAAACATATTCGCGCGTGGGCATTAAATGAACCAGCGATCAAAGTTTACCTTGAGAAAATAGATAATCAAAGACGACAGTATTTAGCTCAGTGCTACGTTGAATTAGGGTTAGAACAATCACAAGCGAATGATATTGCGTTAATGGCATATGCTAACTTTTTGGGCATGCAGCAAATACATCCCGAACCAAATATTGAAGATGTACTTAGAATATCGGCTATGGCCTCTAAGGCTTTACTACCAACAATGTAA
- a CDS encoding DUF6463 family protein, which produces MKIMQYSGYYLLATGILHNIIGLSLGWSSLVAMHQDGWFFSTLVNNQMAFDREAISWFLITGCFWMLFGLMLQKALNEGYCPPLSLGWGFVFIGVIVAVIMPISGAYLFIIQGAILIIGTTKRKQPDSKITTAPSSQHN; this is translated from the coding sequence ATGAAAATTATGCAATATTCAGGATATTACTTATTAGCCACGGGTATATTACACAATATTATTGGCCTAAGTTTAGGCTGGTCTAGTTTAGTTGCAATGCATCAAGATGGCTGGTTTTTTTCGACTCTCGTTAATAACCAAATGGCCTTTGATCGAGAAGCAATAAGTTGGTTTTTAATTACTGGTTGCTTTTGGATGCTATTTGGCTTGATGTTGCAAAAAGCATTAAATGAAGGTTATTGTCCGCCACTATCACTGGGTTGGGGGTTTGTGTTTATCGGCGTTATTGTTGCGGTGATTATGCCAATATCAGGGGCATATTTGTTTATCATTCAGGGCGCCATTTTAATCATAGGCACAACAAAGCGTAAACAACCTGATAGCAAAATAACGACCGCCCCGTCTAGCCAACATAATTAA
- a CDS encoding sensor histidine kinase, which produces MANALFWLLLNTFAAYYNYRMLLHYDKPAVYTDIWLEYLPWWGNWALIAPLVFTSTQLIPYKKERISTFICLNILASLMLFFLYWFLTIIEVALIKHGAVNLEIINEAFERLLLSPLHIDFLIYLSVFCTGYAITYYTRAKQHAVKNDLLAKQLLEIELQSLRSQLNPHFLFNTLNTVASLIRLDEKSKAVKALSELSQMLRKVLENQNHQLIPLPQEIEFIESYLTIQKMRFEDKLLTTVNLSGNLHDCQIPFMLLQPLVENAVQHGCQLESNQNKLTLKIACDDKQLSVTLINKISQTDEHQGFGIGITNCRQRLDKIYQQRYTLSLNEIENDYFETRLTLPIGVHYD; this is translated from the coding sequence TTGGCAAATGCGTTGTTTTGGCTACTACTAAACACATTTGCTGCTTATTACAATTACCGAATGCTGCTTCATTATGATAAACCCGCAGTATACACTGATATTTGGCTAGAATATTTACCTTGGTGGGGAAATTGGGCGCTTATCGCACCATTGGTATTCACATCAACCCAATTAATTCCCTATAAAAAAGAACGAATATCAACATTTATTTGCCTCAATATACTGGCATCTTTGATGTTATTTTTTTTATATTGGTTTTTAACCATTATCGAGGTGGCACTGATCAAGCACGGCGCTGTGAACCTAGAAATCATAAATGAAGCATTTGAACGGTTGCTATTAAGTCCGCTACATATTGATTTTCTCATTTATCTATCTGTATTTTGTACCGGCTACGCAATTACTTATTACACGCGAGCAAAACAGCATGCGGTAAAAAATGACCTATTAGCCAAACAGTTACTCGAAATAGAACTACAATCGTTACGTTCACAATTAAACCCGCATTTTTTATTTAATACCTTAAATACGGTTGCCAGCTTGATCCGGCTAGATGAAAAAAGCAAAGCGGTAAAAGCGTTAAGTGAATTAAGCCAAATGTTAAGAAAAGTATTAGAAAACCAAAATCATCAGCTTATACCTTTACCTCAAGAAATTGAATTTATCGAGAGTTACCTCACGATTCAAAAAATGCGTTTCGAAGATAAACTACTTACAACCGTTAATTTGTCAGGAAATTTACATGACTGCCAAATACCTTTCATGTTGTTACAACCCCTAGTTGAAAATGCAGTACAGCATGGCTGCCAACTAGAAAGTAATCAAAATAAATTAACGCTAAAAATCGCTTGTGATGACAAACAGCTATCAGTCACATTAATCAATAAAATATCACAAACCGACGAACATCAAGGCTTTGGCATTGGTATCACTAACTGTCGGCAACGTTTAGATAAAATCTATCAACAACGTTATACCTTAAGCCTAAACGAAATTGAAAATGATTATTTCGAAACACGATTAACACTACCAATTGGGGTGCATTATGATTAG
- a CDS encoding LytR/AlgR family response regulator transcription factor gives MISVLIADDEHLARKTIQYLLQNQADIGDIYFAENGNQVIELAKKHHPDIIFLDIQMPGKSGLQAAELLEIDAVIVFATAFDQYAISAFELNAIDYLLKPFDDDRFYQALDKAKRQVANNQVSNLANINELIIHLKQQADSPFKTQLVVKDPGRIRLIDVDDIEYIQGAGNYADIHLINGDHLLHRATLTMLETQLNPKEFIRIHRSSIVNRQCVRTLTATETGDYLVQLNSKSQLTLSRRNKNKLDTLLNLNSV, from the coding sequence ATGATTAGTGTTTTAATTGCAGACGATGAACATTTAGCACGAAAAACCATTCAGTATTTATTGCAAAACCAAGCTGACATCGGCGATATTTATTTTGCTGAAAACGGAAATCAAGTCATTGAATTAGCGAAAAAGCATCACCCTGATATTATTTTCCTTGATATTCAAATGCCAGGAAAAAGCGGCTTACAAGCCGCAGAATTACTTGAAATAGATGCTGTTATTGTCTTTGCAACGGCGTTTGATCAATATGCTATTAGTGCCTTTGAACTAAACGCAATAGACTATTTACTTAAACCTTTTGATGATGACCGATTTTATCAGGCATTAGATAAAGCAAAGCGACAGGTTGCGAATAATCAAGTGAGTAACCTAGCGAATATTAATGAACTCATTATTCACTTAAAACAACAAGCAGACTCCCCTTTTAAAACGCAATTGGTGGTTAAAGATCCAGGTAGAATTCGTTTAATTGATGTTGACGATATTGAATATATTCAAGGCGCTGGCAATTATGCTGATATTCATTTAATCAATGGTGATCACCTATTACACCGAGCAACGTTAACAATGTTAGAAACACAACTAAACCCAAAAGAGTTTATTCGTATTCATCGTTCTTCAATTGTAAACCGTCAGTGCGTTCGTACATTAACGGCAACAGAGACTGGCGACTATTTAGTGCAATTAAACAGTAAATCGCAACTAACCTTAAGTCGGCGTAATAAAAATAAGTTAGACACGTTACTTAACCTAAACTCTGTTTAA
- a CDS encoding RNA polymerase sigma factor, protein MNNKNQNAAIAKLADEHGRLVFHTAYRLLGNSHSAEDVTQEVFIKLFKKPTNAFDSIKNWPAYLRTMASSAAIDQLRRRQRLAEESMDYSTNDEVPLLDKTQHNADPYREIALSRDIEQFSSALAELTAQDAHVFCLRHIEEFSYQEIAEQLGISNSLVGVTLHRAQQKLSQLVGESQFLGAGYEITG, encoded by the coding sequence TTGAATAACAAAAACCAAAATGCCGCCATTGCCAAACTGGCAGATGAACATGGACGCTTGGTGTTTCATACAGCTTATCGCTTACTGGGTAACAGTCACTCGGCTGAAGACGTTACTCAGGAGGTATTTATTAAACTGTTTAAGAAACCAACCAATGCCTTCGACAGTATTAAAAATTGGCCGGCTTATCTGAGAACAATGGCTTCATCAGCGGCGATAGATCAACTAAGGCGTCGACAAAGGCTAGCGGAAGAGTCTATGGATTATTCCACTAATGATGAAGTGCCGTTACTTGATAAAACACAGCACAATGCAGACCCTTATCGAGAAATTGCTTTATCTAGGGATATCGAACAATTTAGCAGTGCATTAGCTGAGTTAACAGCGCAAGATGCACATGTGTTTTGTTTAAGGCACATAGAAGAATTTTCATATCAAGAAATTGCCGAACAACTAGGTATTTCAAATAGCTTAGTAGGCGTTACTTTACATCGCGCTCAGCAAAAGCTCTCACAATTGGTGGGAGAGTCACAATTTTTAGGAGCAGGTTATGAAATCACAGGATAA